The genomic DNA cTAATCTATAATATTTACCATTAAAGTCCTTAATAATCAAaggatttttttttatcattatcCTAAccactttattttattctttgcaAAGATTTAATCTAAATCTCTTAACAAGTAGTTAAATGTGTGGTATTAAAGCTATTTCAATTACcaaatttcttttaaattcaaGTTTGTGGGTGTCAATGGTGACTAATCCTAGTACCTCCAATTTATTCATCGATTAGATTAAATAGAGTCAATAATATTTCTTTTAAAGACTTTTATTCTTTTAATCATGTTTTTAATTATAAGTTAATCAAAATTGTTAATTTTAGTTGTTTATATAAATGATCGATTAGGAAAAATTGTTTATTTTGAATGGGATAAATCACTATTTAAGGCATAGATTTGATAACATCGCTCACATTagacctaattttttttttgtctaatttAGTCTTGAACTAGCTAATTATTTCTATATCTGGACATAAATTAAGTAATTATTTTCACATTGGTGCTTCAACATTATTTTTGTCTAAGTTAGCCCATAAAGTTGTCAAGCTATCTCCATATTAAGGTCTGAACATAACAATTATTCCCACATTTAGcctaaattttaagattttaagtttaaatttgtaccaaaatttattattttatgtccaACTACTTTAACATATATATGTTAGGTAATTCTTTTTCCTGGTATTATATTTATAACGAAACATAATATTACAAATAATACTCTTCTTCTAATACGGTTAAGAAAAAatgtgagcaaaactcgattcgatttgaaaaaaaatcaaatttcaagttAATTGAATCAAGTTATTCGAGTTAAATCGAATAAGTAATTTGAGTTTCAAGTTCGAGTCAAGTTGAATTTACAATTCGAATTACTCGAACAATTCAAATAACAAAATTGTGTAAATACCTCTTTGGTtcttatcaattttaaaaatgaacAAATTGATTTATTtctcaacaaaaataaaaaaataatttaaaattattcaaaaaaattttgaatcgagttaaaatgataaaaacatGACTCTCtaactcaaataattaaaaagaatttACACGATCGAATCTAACATTCACCTTTAATAAAAAATTACTCAAAAGCAATTCGGCCGGCCCAGGTATAAAGAGCACAAATACCCAAATTAGAGGGCTAGAATGGTATGGGCTTGTCATGGTTTCTGGGTCCCAATTGCTCTCTTGCTTTCTCGTGGTAATAGCTACATTTGGTTAGTTCGATTTTTATATACCATTAATCGAATGAGCTGATCATGTCATGTTATAACAGTCAACCGGATCAAATTGAATCTTTTgccaaaattgaaaaaaaataaaatcgtGCTTGATTTGGTTGGGTAgtttttttatttgataattattctcatattaatgtttaaatatttttcatttaaattagtcattaaattttataattatttttatattaagatctgaattttttaagttaattcacaatattttcttgaaaatattaaaatttaaatttcgatATCAGAACATTTACTAAGTTCAAAAATTAACTTTAACTTTTTTCAAAactcaatataaaaataataaaatcagtttaactaaaaaaaaacagACTTAATGCGAAACTTGTTGGAAGTTGAGGTAACCATGACTTCCACCATCTCCTCACAAAATTCTATTTTAACAATGTGCAAATGCAGGGCTGACTGGAGTTTAGTTCTCAGGACCTTAAAATTACACACTTAAGACAacataaattgaattaattttaagaTTCAATAAAAGAATTGTCGATTAATTTTTAACTCGATtaacataaatattattattaataaaaaaaaaaaatttaaaaatactaaaacatatTATCATTCTATTTATAGAAATCAGaatctataataaaaatattaaaataaaaattcaatggAAAAGTCACTAACAATGAGCGAATGCTGacttgtaataaaataataggatTCAAAACGGTGTCGTGTTTGGCAAATGGTCAAAAGCAAGACTAGTCTCGAACAAAAGCTACTAAAAGGTCAAACAccactttaaaaattttccagcacTCAGAGTATTGAGGATTCAACTCCTCTGAAAAtggaaagtaaaataaaatttaaatcattAATTTACTACGAAATTCGCGTCTTTATCTCCAGTCTCTTTCAAAACCTTCccaacatttttttttctcttttatttaatttctctTTCTCGATTGAGAATTTGATGTTCGTTTGACTTTTTTTTTCTGGGTTGATGCTGCTAGATTTCGAAGATACAAAGGAAAACAAGTTTTTTAAGGTTTGATGGATTTTATTTTAAGATAAAAAATTGTTTTTGTAAATGGGCTTTTGAAGATTGAGTttgtgaaagttacaaattggcTTCTTTTGGCAATTttgtttaattgagtttttaAAGGATTAAGTGTTGGGGATTTAAGTTAATTTGATGATCAAATGATTTTTAATTTGATTGGTTTCAGCTATTTCTAAGCGTCATCTTTGCTTTTGCGTTCTTTGGCATTGGCAAAGTTCAATTTTCTTCAACTTTATGTTCTAAGTGGATAACCTTTTGATTGATTTCTTCGAATTTGAGAGTATCGAATTGTGTTGATCTGTTATTGATTGTATCTGGGGTTTATTCATTTTcactttcaatttcaatttcaatccaaatcttggttttaatttggacaattTAAATCCCTTTTTTTTATTTAGCTGTGGTGAGGGTTTATCAAGTTGTAAATTGTTTGATTGATTTCTTCGAATTCGAAAGCATCCAATCGTGTTGATCTGCTCTTGATTGTAATCTACGGTTTATTGAATTTGAATCAAGAATTTTGATTTGGCTGTGGTGAGGCTCTATCGAGTTTATAAACTGTGTGATTGATTTCTTCGTATTCGAAAGCATAGAATAGTGTTGATTTGCTCTTGATTGTTGTATCTGGGGTTTCATTGAATGAATCATGGTTCTAGAAAGTGGATGGTTTAGGTTCTATATATATCGTTTGCTCGATCGAAAGGCTTGGCTTTGATTGTGTAACAAGTTACCTGGTGGTGTTAAGTCGATTGTTTGATCCGTTTTTATTCAGTTTTCTTGTGTGTTCTTGGTTTTGATATGGATGGATGTCAATCCGGGGTCCCGACATATGAAGGAGACCTTCATGTTGTTGCTGCAGCTCACCATATTGTCAAGGCATTAGGAGCAACTAAGAATCTTAGTGATGATTTGCGGAAGATCCTTATCGATCTCGACTCTCATTTGTCGATGATAACTTCGAATATAGACAGCAAGGGAGGAAGGGGACTTGTTGATGTTGAGGAACGACTCGATCAAGCAGAAAGAAAGATTATGCGGTGGGAAACGGATCCAATGATGATATGGGATTCTGGACCTAAAGAAGCTTCTGACTATCTTGAAGCTGTAGATGAAACTGGGAAATTGGTTGATGGTTTACGAGGGTTATCTGTGCATGAAAATCGGAAGCAGAAGGAAATTCTTCACCGTGCAATGAACATTTTGCAGATGGCAATGTCTAGGCTCGAGGAAGAGCTTATTCATATACTTGTTCGGCATGGGCAACAGTTTGAGCCCAAACACATGTACTCTCGATCTATTCGAAAGGATATTGTGTATGATGAGTCATTTGTTTCAGTTGAGGATGAACCAATCAAGGAAACATCTAGCCGAAACTACAGTAATGATGAAAGTGGTGAATGTATTGTAGATTTGGTCCATGCAGATGTAATTCCTGATATCAAGTCCATTGCAAAGGTTATGTTCACTTCAAATTACGGTCCGGAATTTTGTGAAGCTTTCATCAGTGTACAGAAAGAGGCGTTGGAGCAGTACTTTTCCTTTCTTGGAACCGAGAATCTCAGCATTGAAGATGTGCTGAAAATGGAATGGACTTGCTTGAGTAGCAAGATGAATAAATGGACCTGGTCCATGAAGATCATCGTCCGGGTCTATCTCGCTAGTGAAAAACAGTTATGTGACCAGGTCTTAGGGGGCTTGGGATCTGTTAGTTCATATTGCTTTCTCGAGATCTCAAAGGCAACGATCCTTTGCCTGTTGAACTTCGGTGAAGCCGTAGCAATGGGGCCTCATCGACCTGAAAAGCTGCTTCGTTTGCTTGACATGTACGAAACTTTGGCATGTCTTCTCCGAGACATAGATACATTGTTCTCAGAAGAGGCTGGTTCTTTCATTCAGCTCCATTTCCATGAACTTTTGGAGAGATTAGGTGAATCTGCAATAGCAGCTTTCGAGGCATTTCGGGTTGCTATTTCTTCAAACGGATCCTTATACCCCTTTGCTGGTGGCGGAGTTCACCCTCTCAATAAATATGTCATGAACTACATTAGGATGTTCCCTGAATATTGCAACACCCTCAATTTGCTTCTCAAGAACCAACATCCCGGTGTTGCAGATCAAGTTACCGAGCCAGATTACGGGCTGGATGCATCTCTTTTGACTTCTTGTCCGATGGCTTATCACCTTCGATCAATCACAAGTTGTTTGGAGTCCAATCTTCATAAAAAATCACAACTATACAAAGATGAGGCTTTACAACATATTTTCTTGATGAACAACATCCATTACTTGGTGCAAAAGGTTAAGGGTTCAGAACTCCGGCTCTTCTTCGGAGACGAATGGATTCGTAAGCACAACGCAATGTTTCAACAACATGCAATGAACTATGAGAGAGCCACTTGGAGTTCAGTTGTTTCTTTCCTCAAAGACGATAACCCGGGTTCGAGTTCCATGTCGAAATCAACCTTCAAAGAAAGGTGCAAGGGCTTTAGCGTTGCTTTCGAGGAGGTATACAAGACCCAGACAAGTTGGTCTATCCCGGATCCAGAACTCCGCGAAGACTTGCGGATTTCAACTTCACTTAAAGTAGTCCTCGCGTATCGAACTTTCCTCGGGAGAAACCTTGCTTATACCGACGACAAATGTGTCAAGCATACCGTCGAACACGTGGAAAATTCGCTCTTGGATCTTTTCGAAGGATCGTCGAGATCATTACGCAATTCGCGCAGATGGTGAACATTTAAAAAGGTCTTTTTTCTCCCTGATAAATCTCTCGATTGTCATAGATGTAAATGTGATTATATATTTAACAATGTTAGAATACTAGCAATTGGTTCTATGATTGCATATATACAAATGGCTAAGCCTGTGTTTCTTTTAGCTTGAAAAACAACATGCATATATGATCTCATCTCATTCATTgggatttgtttattttttaatgtcaATATGCTTTTTATACACATCTACGTTGTGTTATTTAGGCTCAGTTGTGAGTGTCGGATATGTATATATCTTTGACatgaatatatttaataatttcctATTTTTTCATGCATTAGAGGGTCTTCATCAGGGACGAAGCCAGAAAATTGCTTTAGGAGATTAGAGATGGTCGTAAATTATTAAGggataaagtgtaattttatcattatattaacgtagaatttcataaaaatttaatgaCTAAATGGTAAATCTACCATTTTTGGGGACCAAGGCCACTTCTTGC from Gossypium arboreum isolate Shixiya-1 chromosome 9, ASM2569848v2, whole genome shotgun sequence includes the following:
- the LOC108456573 gene encoding exocyst complex component EXO70E2-like, with product MDGCQSGVPTYEGDLHVVAAAHHIVKALGATKNLSDDLRKILIDLDSHLSMITSNIDSKGGRGLVDVEERLDQAERKIMRWETDPMMIWDSGPKEASDYLEAVDETGKLVDGLRGLSVHENRKQKEILHRAMNILQMAMSRLEEELIHILVRHGQQFEPKHMYSRSIRKDIVYDESFVSVEDEPIKETSSRNYSNDESGECIVDLVHADVIPDIKSIAKVMFTSNYGPEFCEAFISVQKEALEQYFSFLGTENLSIEDVLKMEWTCLSSKMNKWTWSMKIIVRVYLASEKQLCDQVLGGLGSVSSYCFLEISKATILCLLNFGEAVAMGPHRPEKLLRLLDMYETLACLLRDIDTLFSEEAGSFIQLHFHELLERLGESAIAAFEAFRVAISSNGSLYPFAGGGVHPLNKYVMNYIRMFPEYCNTLNLLLKNQHPGVADQVTEPDYGLDASLLTSCPMAYHLRSITSCLESNLHKKSQLYKDEALQHIFLMNNIHYLVQKVKGSELRLFFGDEWIRKHNAMFQQHAMNYERATWSSVVSFLKDDNPGSSSMSKSTFKERCKGFSVAFEEVYKTQTSWSIPDPELREDLRISTSLKVVLAYRTFLGRNLAYTDDKCVKHTVEHVENSLLDLFEGSSRSLRNSRRW